A stretch of the Meles meles chromosome 19, mMelMel3.1 paternal haplotype, whole genome shotgun sequence genome encodes the following:
- the C19H19orf54 gene encoding UPF0692 protein C19orf54 homolog isoform X3 produces MISRCSPPVEPPAPPQTPVPQTPITTLPLPPDVPNLAFPPPSSLQAPIPPPPPPPPVRGLAPPHVFGLEKSQLLKEALEKAGPVPRSRDDVKRLLKLHKDRFRNDLKWILFCADVPSLIQEGPQCGLVALWMASTLLAPPSGVPLERLVEMAMERGYTAQGEMFSAPATMRISTTSRVIGGATRPTGQ; encoded by the exons ATGATTTCTCGATGCTCTCCCCCGGTagagcccccagcccctccacaAACCCCTGTTCCCCAAACCCCCATCACTACACTTCCTCTACCCCCAGATGTCCCCAATTTAGCTTTTCCACCTCCCTCAAGTCTCCAGgcccctatccccccacccccacctccacctcctgtCAGGGGGCTGGCTCCCCCTCACGTCTTCGGCCTAGAGAAGAGCCAGCTCCTGAAGGAGGCTTTAGAGAAGGCCGGCCCAGTCCCCAGGAGCAGAGATGACGTGAAGAGGCTCCTGAAGCTGCACAAGGACCG TTTCAGAAATGACTTAAAATGGATCCTCTTCTGTGCAGACGTGCCATCCCTCATCCAGGAAGGCCCTCA ATGCGGACTGGTGGCCTTGTGGATGGCTAGCACACTCCTGGCACCACCCAGCGGTGTCCCCCTGGAGAGACTTGTGGAGATGGCCATGGAGAGAGGCTACACGGCCCAGGGAGAGATGTTCT CTGCACCAGCTACGATGAGGATTTCAACCACGAGCCGTGTCATAGGAGGGGCCACAAGGCCCACTGGGCAGTGA
- the C19H19orf54 gene encoding UPF0692 protein C19orf54 homolog isoform X1, translating into MISRCSPPVEPPAPPQTPVPQTPITTLPLPPDVPNLAFPPPSSLQAPIPPPPPPPPVRGLAPPHVFGLEKSQLLKEALEKAGPVPRSRDDVKRLLKLHKDRFRNDLKWILFCADVPSLIQEGPQCGLVALWMASTLLAPPSGVPLERLVEMAMERGYTAQGEMFSVADMGKLAQEALGCQVEQLHGGLGGPNRARVLWHLVSGHPLLIPYDEDFNHEPCHRRGHKAHWAVSTGVLLGVRAVPCLGYSEDPELPGLFHPVPTTPHQPPALPEEGSAGAVYLLSKQGKSWHYQLWDYDQVRDSNLQLTDFSPSRAADGRVYVVPAGGVRAGLCGQALLLRPGDSSH; encoded by the exons ATGATTTCTCGATGCTCTCCCCCGGTagagcccccagcccctccacaAACCCCTGTTCCCCAAACCCCCATCACTACACTTCCTCTACCCCCAGATGTCCCCAATTTAGCTTTTCCACCTCCCTCAAGTCTCCAGgcccctatccccccacccccacctccacctcctgtCAGGGGGCTGGCTCCCCCTCACGTCTTCGGCCTAGAGAAGAGCCAGCTCCTGAAGGAGGCTTTAGAGAAGGCCGGCCCAGTCCCCAGGAGCAGAGATGACGTGAAGAGGCTCCTGAAGCTGCACAAGGACCG TTTCAGAAATGACTTAAAATGGATCCTCTTCTGTGCAGACGTGCCATCCCTCATCCAGGAAGGCCCTCA ATGCGGACTGGTGGCCTTGTGGATGGCTAGCACACTCCTGGCACCACCCAGCGGTGTCCCCCTGGAGAGACTTGTGGAGATGGCCATGGAGAGAGGCTACACGGCCCAGGGAGAGATGTTCTCTG TGGCCGACATGGGCAAGCTGGCCCAGGAGGCACTGGGCTGCCAGGTTGAGCAGCTCCATGGTGGCCTGGGCGGTCCCAACAGAGCCCGCGTCCTATGGCACCTTGTCTCTGGACATCCCCTGCTCATCCC CTACGATGAGGATTTCAACCACGAGCCGTGTCATAGGAGGGGCCACAAGGCCCACTGGGCAGTGAGCACAG gGGTCCTGCTGGGTGTGCGGGCCGTGCCCTGCCTCGGCTACTCTGAGGACCCCGAGCTGCCAGGTCTGTTTCACCCAGTGCCCACCACGCCCCACCAGCCACCAGCCCTGCCAGAGGAAGGCTCCGCAGGAGCCGTCTACCTTCTTTCCAAGCAGGGCAAGAGTTGGCATTACCAGCTGTGGGACTATGACCAGGTCCGGGACAGCAACCTCCAGCTGACGGACTTCTCGCCCTCAAGGGCCGCCGACGGCCGGGTGTACGTGGTACCTGCTGGTGGGGTacgggctggcctctgtggccagGCCCTGCTGCTCAGACCGGGAGACTCCAGCCACTAG
- the C19H19orf54 gene encoding UPF0692 protein C19orf54 homolog isoform X2 yields MASTLLAPPSGVPLERLVEMAMERGYTAQGEMFSVADMGKLAQEALGCQVEQLHGGLGGPNRARVLWHLVSGHPLLIPYDEDFNHEPCHRRGHKAHWAVSTGVLLGVRAVPCLGYSEDPELPGLFHPVPTTPHQPPALPEEGSAGAVYLLSKQGKSWHYQLWDYDQVRDSNLQLTDFSPSRAADGRVYVVPAGGVRAGLCGQALLLRPGDSSH; encoded by the exons ATGGCTAGCACACTCCTGGCACCACCCAGCGGTGTCCCCCTGGAGAGACTTGTGGAGATGGCCATGGAGAGAGGCTACACGGCCCAGGGAGAGATGTTCTCTG TGGCCGACATGGGCAAGCTGGCCCAGGAGGCACTGGGCTGCCAGGTTGAGCAGCTCCATGGTGGCCTGGGCGGTCCCAACAGAGCCCGCGTCCTATGGCACCTTGTCTCTGGACATCCCCTGCTCATCCC CTACGATGAGGATTTCAACCACGAGCCGTGTCATAGGAGGGGCCACAAGGCCCACTGGGCAGTGAGCACAG gGGTCCTGCTGGGTGTGCGGGCCGTGCCCTGCCTCGGCTACTCTGAGGACCCCGAGCTGCCAGGTCTGTTTCACCCAGTGCCCACCACGCCCCACCAGCCACCAGCCCTGCCAGAGGAAGGCTCCGCAGGAGCCGTCTACCTTCTTTCCAAGCAGGGCAAGAGTTGGCATTACCAGCTGTGGGACTATGACCAGGTCCGGGACAGCAACCTCCAGCTGACGGACTTCTCGCCCTCAAGGGCCGCCGACGGCCGGGTGTACGTGGTACCTGCTGGTGGGGTacgggctggcctctgtggccagGCCCTGCTGCTCAGACCGGGAGACTCCAGCCACTAG
- the SNRPA gene encoding U1 small nuclear ribonucleoprotein A, whose product MAVPETRPNHTIYINNLNEKIKKDELKKSLYAIFSQFGQILDILVSRSLKMRGQAFVIFKEVSSATNALRSMQGFPFYDKPMRIQYAKTDSDIIAKMKGTFVERDRKREKRKPKSQETPAAKKAVQGGAAAPVVGAVQGPVPGMPPMTQAPRIMHHMPGQPPYMPPPGMIPPPGLAPGQIPPGALPPQQLMPGQMPPAQPLSENPPNHILFLTNLPEETNELMLSMLFNQFPGFKEVRLVPGRHDIAFVEFDNEVQAGAARDALQGFKITQNNAMKISFAKK is encoded by the exons ATGGCAGTTCCCGAGACCCGCCCCAACCACACTATTTATATCAACAATCTCAACGAGAAGATCAAGAAGGATG AGCTGAAGAAGTCCCTCTATGCCATCTTCTCCCAGTTTGGCCAGATCCTGGATATCCTGGTTTCCCGAAGCCTGAAGATGAGGGGCCAGGCCTTTGTCATCTTCAAGGAGGTCAGCAGTGCCACCAACGCCCTGCGCTCCATGCAGGGTTTCCCGTTCTACGACAAgcccatg CGCATTCAGTATGCAAAGACTGACTCGGATATCATTGCTAAGATGAAGGGCACCTTTGTGGAGCGGGACCGCAAGCGGGAGAAGAGGAAGCCCAAGAGCCAGGAGACCCCAGCAGCCAAGAAGGCCGTGCAGGGTGGGGCAGCCGCCCCTGTGGTGGGGGCCGTCCAGGGGCCTGTTCCG GGCATGCCCCCGatgacccaggcgccccgcatcaTGCACCACATGCCTGGCCAGCCTCCCTACATGCCGCCTCCAGGCATGATCCCGCCCCCAGGCCTGGCTCCCGGCCAGATCCCACCAGGGGCCCTGCCCCCACAGCAGCTTATGCCGGGCCAGATGCCGCCTGCCCAGCCT CTTTCAGAAAATCCACCAAATCACATTTTATTCCTCACCAACTTGCCCGAGGAGACCAACGAGCTCATGCTGTCCATGCTTTTCAACCA gTTCCCTGGCTTCAAGGAGGTCCGACTGGTCCCCGGGCGGCATGACATTGCCTTTGTGGAGTTTGACAATGAGGTCCAGGCAGGGGCCGCTCGGGACGCACTGCAGGGTTTCAAGATCACCCAGAACAATGCCATGAAGATCTCCTTTGCCAAGAAGTAG